The Mercurialis annua linkage group LG2, ddMerAnnu1.2, whole genome shotgun sequence genome contains a region encoding:
- the LOC126668794 gene encoding uncharacterized protein LOC126668794, which produces MQEFDIEIRDKKGTKNVVADHLSRFKIPEPIPFGEEISECFPDETLMMIREVETPWYPDFANYLSLGVMPPDLTSHQRKKFLSDVKRTAARVLESGFFLPTLFRDAKEFVDHCDRCQRVGNISKRDEMPLTSVQEVEIFDVWGIDFMGPFPMSFKNQYILVCVDYVSKWVEAEHLPTNDAKVVLSFLKRLVNRFGTRRVIISDGGSHFCNRQFQALMRKYNVHHRVATPYYPQTSGQLDDALWAYRTAYKTPLGMSPFRIVYGKACHLPLELEHRAYWAIKKLNFYFKTAGKKRLLQLNELDEFRFMAYENAKLYKEKTKR; this is translated from the exons ATGCAAGAATTCGACATAGAAATCCGAGATAAGAAAGGTACGAAGAATGTTGTGGCGGACCACCTTTCGAGATTTAAAATTCCGGAGCCGATTCCTTTTGGTGAGGAGATTAGCGAGTGTTTTCCGGATGAAACACTCATGATGATTCGGGAAGTAGAAACACCATGGTATCCCGACTTCGCAAATTACCTCTCATTGGGAGTCATGCCTCCGGACTTAACATCTCATCAAAGAAAGAAGTTCTTATCCGATGTTAAAAG aaccgccgctagagtgcttgagaGCGGGTTCTTTTTGCCAACTTTATTTCGCGATGCCAAAGAGTTTGTTGACCATTGTGACCGGTGTCAACGTGTGGGCAACATTTCAAAGCGAGACGAGATGCCTTTGACCTCGGTTCAAGAAGTGGAGATATTTGACGTATGGGGAATAGACTTCATGGGGCCTTTTCCGATGTCATTcaaaaaccaatacattttggtATGTGTGGATTATGTTTCAAAATGGGTGGAAGCGGAGCATTTGCCTACTAACGATGCTAAAGTGGTGTTGAGTTTTCTCAAGCGGTTAGTGAATCGGTTTGGGACCCGTAGGGTGATCATTAGTGACGGTGGCTCGcatttttgcaaccggcaattTCAAGCTCTTATGAGGAAGTACAATGTGCATCACCGGGTCGCTACACCGTATTATCCCCAAACTAGTGGTCAA TTGGATGACGCATTGTGGGCGTATAGGACGGCCTACAAGACTCCACTCGGTATGTCACCATTCCGTATTGTTTATGGGAAGGCATGTCATCTTCCTTTAGAACTCGAGCATAGAGCGTATTGGGCTATTAAAAAGTTGAACTTTTATTTCAAGACGGCGGGGAAGAAGAGATTGCTTCAATTGAATGAGTTGGATGAGTTCCGATTCATGGCATATGAAAACGCCAAGCTTTACAAAGAAAAGACGAAGCGATGA
- the LOC126668795 gene encoding uncharacterized protein LOC126668795 produces the protein MTLDQVREMEVIKATNASLQAQVDALKKQVAPMQRNAPVAYVQVGCKQMTLFPTPTTPDGGIIQISGGGIKTGKAMLKGLIKRVQASKATIGLHNNKVNIKETQTMGTIMVVDPNTLPVSNNHGTRMRDMCFQRPQGGLPFTTENNPREHLKAIELRSGRNLEKANGKKHVVEEDEPQVFVDIASSSQELPKECEEVVIEVEELYVRPPPPPPLADALREMPQYAKFLKDIITNKRSWDSGATVPIPEVCNSIILNDLPAKLKDPGSFSIPCIVCTMSTINCLCDLGTSINLMPLTLFRALCGDQTVKSTSMVLQIADHSLKMPYGIMEDVLVKVDKFIFPVDFVILDYAVDKECPIILGRPFMNTGRALIDVHGGKLTLRIDEETVEFDMNRVMRNAIEEGDCMRIDLHISQVSFHSESVDDEYTEEDEPKPKSLIKSNGVTPPSSELPSNIEMKLLPSHLCYTFVGENETLLIIISNKLSKDQ, from the exons ATGACTCTTGATCAAGTTAGAGAAATGGAGGTCATAAAAGCAACAAATGCTTCACTCCAAGCTCAAGTGGATGCTCTCAAGAAACAAGTCGCTCCTATGCAAAGGAATGCTCCggtggcttatgttcaagtcgggt GCAAACAAATGACCCTTTTTCCAACACCtacaaccccggatggaggaatcatccaaattTCGGGTGGAGGAATCAAGAcgggcaaggcaatgctcaagggtcTAATCAAGCGGGTCCAAGCTTCCAAAGCAACAATAGGCCTCCACAACAACAAGGTCAATATCAAGGAAACCCAAACCATGGGAACAATTATGGTGGTAGACCCCAACACCCTCCCGGTTTCCAACAACCACGGAACACGGATGAGGGACATGTGCTTTCAAAG accacaagggggattGCCCTTTACTACGGAGAACAACCCAAGGGAGCATCTAAAAGCAATAGAGCTTCGGAGTGGGCGGAACTTGGAAAAGGCCAATGGCAAGAAACATGTTGtagaggaggatgagcctcaagtgtTTGTTGATATAGCAAGTTCAAGTCAAGAGTTACCAAAGGAATGTGAGGAAGTGGTTATCGAGGTTGAAGAACTTTATGTGAGGCCGCCACCACCGCCccc TTTGGCGGATGCACTCCGAGAGATGCCGCAATATGCCAAGTTCTTGAAGGACATCATTACCAACAAACGGAGTTGGGATAGTGGTGCAACGGTTCCCATTCCGGAAGTGTGTAACTCAATCATCTTGAATGATCTACCGGCTAAGTTaaaggacccagggagtttttctataccttgcatTGTATGCACTATGAGTACAATAAATTGCTTATGTGATCTTGGTACTAGTATTAATCTTATGCCTCTAACTCTTTTTAGAGCGTTATGTGGAGATCAAACCGTGAAGagcacctcgatggtactccaaATCGCGGATCATTCATTGAAGATGCCGTATGGGATTATGGAAGATGTTCTTGTGAAGGTTGATAAGTTTATATTCCCGGTTGACTTTGTTATCTTGGATTATGCGGTAGATAAGGAATGCCCAATTATCTTAGGGCGACCCTTTATGAATACCGGGAGAGCTTTAATTGATGTACACGGTGGGAAATTGACGTTGAGAATTGATGAAGAAACGGTTGAGTTTGATATGAATAGAGTAatgcggaatgccatcgaggaggGGGATTGCATGAGGATAGACTTG CACATTTCTCAAGTCTCGTTTCATTCTGAGTCTGTGGATGATGAATACACTGAAGAAGATGAACCAAAGCCGAAAAGTTTGATCAAGAGcaatggtgtgactccaccatcttccGAGTTGCCATCAAATATTGAAATGAAGCTGCTGCCGTCTCACCTCTGTTATACCTTTGTTGGGGAGAATGAGACCTTGCTGATAATCATCTCAAATAAGCTTTCTAAGGATCAATAG